The stretch of DNA TGTATTCTCCTATGTATTTCTTTATTGTTGAAGATTGAATAAAGCTTGGCCAAAGGGCAGTTCCTCCCGTGGATTAGTCACCACAAAAAGGGTGATGAACCTTGTTAAACTTTGTCTCTATTTCATTTAGTTGATTCCacatttatttctagtttatgTCATTGTTTGATTCAGCCATTCACAGTTAGATCGAGATTTCAAGAATCAAGTTTTAGAGTTTCAAGAACTCATCAAGAATGGCTATAACCAGATAAAAGTAAACAAGTTTACAGGTCTGAATGTGGGCTATGGAGGATTAAGATGAAGACACTCCTTGTGCATCAAGGATTTGCGGATGCGATCATGGTGACTAGTTCTAAGGAAGATGTGAAGAAGGTTTTTCAAGAGATCGAGGTGAAAGCACATAGTGCTATTGTTTTGAGTTTAGGAGATGAAGTCCTTAGAGAAGTTGCTGATAAAGAATCTGCCCTGAAATTGTAGAACAAGAGTGGATCGATTTACATGAAAAAATCACTTTGACTAGGAATAACAAGGTTCGAGCCTAGTGTGATTCCCTACTCCTTGGGGAACAAAACATCATCATCATTTCTTTATTGATCACCAACAAATGGATTGCAAAGATATTACAAAGAAAGTTCTCTTAGGAACACAATCGAGTTACAAGACTTTAGGAGGAAAGCTTTTCTCAAGTGCTTAACTCTCTCTGTATTACAATAATGAACTGACTcacttagggctcgtttggaacgtcgtattaggtcgtattaggtcgtattgtattatattaaattggattatgtatcatatttttatataatactatgttaaactttaatttatactaaaacattatatatttaagtgtccataaaagttaataccacatatagttttacataaaaatattgcataaaatacaattcaatataatacaatacaatacaatacgacctaatacggtgttccaaacgagcccttaaagAATAAAATAGAACCTTATATAGTAAACCGGCCAATGACAACATTAATGGTCTTGACATTCTGCAGTACCGAGCCAATGACAATTATCCATGTGGCAAACTGAATAAGACACTAGTTACTTGTAACCAATTAGCACAATATATGAATGCGTAACAAACCAGAACAAACTGAATAAGACCATATAGTTACTTGTAACCAATTACCACAACATATTAATGTGTAACAAACCAGAAGAGAAAGCTCTTACCTCCTAAACCAAATTtaatatcatcatcatcatcacataAAATCACCAAGGCAGTGTTGTTTGCTTtgccatttattttttattttatttgttcggAGCATGTGGTAGACATTCACACATAATTGGTCAAAAAGATAAGCTTCCTTAATTTCTCTTTGTAGAGAAATTCATAGGCCAAATCTGCATTCCAGCCAGTCCTTGTAACATTAATCCAGAAGTTATTTCATCTCTAAAGAAAGTGCAGAACCAAATACATCAATggtaaattgattaaaatatgtCATGATCATCTACACTTGATTGGTAGCTTTATGCATCAATTCGAAGATTTCTTGTGGAATTTTATGTGTACATAAAATGCCTTAACCTGGATTGTAATACACATTACTTATAAACTATTGCAACACTTCAAAGCAATATTAGTTAAATATTGACAAAAACAAAATTCTAGTAATGGCTTATTATAATCAAGAAAAGGTTCAACATTCACTTTTCTCCTCATAATTAGCACATTGTAGGAGAACCATTACTAAATTTTGACATAGATTCAAATACTACATATATACTAATAATTCCAATCATCATTGCAATTTCAAACCAAACAAAAAGAAATTGTCATGCTATAAATTCTCAAAATTCATGTGGGAAACTCCACCGATCTGTTGTGTGAATTCTCATCGCCCTTCGACAACAGTTATGCTTGTATTACAAGATGGGGGCTTAAGAGCGGAGGAATGAGCTCCTTCCCACAAATCTGTGTTAGTAAAATAGACTGGTGGTTTGGGTTGAGGTAACATTTTCTCGCCACTCAACATTAGAACAACGGAAGACATATTAGGCCTATCATTAGGATTTTGTTGCACACACAAGAGACCAATGTGGATGCAACACATTGCTTCTTCCATGTTGATGTATGAATCACTTAACAAGCAATTTTCAATAAGCTTAAATGCATTGCCTTATTTCATCAAAGTCCACGCCTAataaacattataaaaatataaatgaaaacGAGCTAAGAGccaatgtaaaatttaataaagttttttctaTTTACACTTACTAATCCAGTGAGGTTTAGAATGTTATCTTCATCATAAAGGCCTCTACTTTTCTTTCCACTTACTATTTCTAGCACCAATGTGCCAAAACTAAACACATAAGATTTTATTGAGAAGAGGCCATTGGAAGCATATTCTGGTGCCATATAACCACTGCATTTGCATAGCACAGTGTATTAGTATGTAATATGTTTATGTTAAAGAAACTAAAAGATTTTTCAAGATGACTTACTAAGGTGGCgttaatacttttttaatcagttttctgtttttaaaagtagaaaagcgaaaatatttttcaaaaacatgttctataaaattgtttttacttttcaattttataattagaaattaaaattttaaaaacaaaaaaaaatcactttcattatttttttaaacagttttttttttcgtaatTAATCTTTTGGATTAGAACCAGACTCGGACCAAATCTCCTCCCCACGGCCTTGGCGCTAAACCCGGCTTCTGATCCGAACCCGAATCTGacctcggacctagacccgacttaaataaaatcaaaaaataaaaatgaaaatgaactttacagaacacacttttgttttctgtttttaaaattgaaaaacaaaagttgttactgaacacatttttgtttttcaaaaataaattttttaaaaacaaaaattttactttcattttgtgattaaaaaattgaaaaataaaagtgttaccaaacggcacctaagTTCCTACAACTTTGTTTGTGTTTCCTTCAATTTGGTCTCCACCAAAAGTTCTTGCCAAGCCGAAGTCTGAAATTTTGTGATTCATTTCTTCATCAAGTAACACATTACTAGCTTTGAGATCTCGATGTATAATTCTCAATCTTGAATCATGATGAAGATAGAGAAGCCCCTTAGCAATCCCACATACAATTTTGTAACGCTTAGGCCATTCTAATAGTATGCTTTGCCTTTCATCTGCAAATGTTGGCACTTACGTTTATTAGAACAATGTTGGCAAcaacttatatatttatagaacatcACATGTATTAAAAGAGGTGAAAAGAGTCTTGCCAAAAATGAAATAGTCGAGACTTTTGTTGGACATGTACTCATAAATCAGTAGTTCATTTCTCTATGAATGCAATAACCAAATATCTTCACAAGATTCCGGTGTTGAATCTTAGCAATTAGctttatttcatttttgaaCTCATTGACTCCTTGTCCAGAACACATTCATAGCCTTTTCACAGCAATCTCTTGACCTCCTTCCATAGTACCCTATTATGTGACAATGACAATAATTATTTACCATATtacgaaagaaaaaaaaaaaaagagaatgatATGTTGAGTGAGAGAAGCTTACTTTGTATACAGGTCCAAAACCACCCTCTCCAAGCTTATTAgcctttgaaaaattattagtGGCAAGACTAATTGTATGTAGGTCAAAAAATGGAAGCTCCAAGTCATCATCTTGGCTTTCGTTTCTCTCTGAAAAATTACTAGTGGTTGTAAGGATTAAAGCCCCAAAACAAATGCACACAAACATGTCAAGTTGAGTAATAATCTCAAATTACACTGAAATCTAATTACAAGAGCGCACtccaaaaaagttaaaaaaagacATAATGAAGTAAAAGGTAGAGAAGAGAATGTTACCAAAAATGCTTCTCCTCCTCCGAATGTAAAAGCCAATCAAAATGAACCCACCACTTAATCTGGTGATGATAGCTATAATTATGACTGCTCTCTCCACTTTCACCTTACGACGACTACCATCAGCTCTTGTTTCATTATGAATTTTTGGAGCTGTGAAACAAAAGAAGCAAACATTagtcaaaacttgaagaaggaaAAGGAAATCCATATAAAATGTACTAACAACACATGTGATGTGAACCTATTTCTGAATTTGGTATTCGAATATAAGTATGTTGTCCCCTAGAAAGAAGTTGTTGAATATCAAACAGATCTCCGAACCAGAGGGCGCACAATGCATTTGTATAGCTATAGGTATAAGCCATACAAGAGCAATTGGTCAAGCATTTACTCTCGCATTCGCTTTCATTATTAGTCTTATTCATCCAACTAGATTTAGTATTGGGCACTCTCAAGcgtaaataataatcaaatccTTCTTTCTCTTCATCATGGCAGCTTGGAGGGCTGTATCTCTCACACCCTTCTCACCAAGACTTGAGTTCCAATTGTCTTCATTCTTTGGCTTAAAGCCTTTTAAGCATTGGCATATTGGCTCCTCTCTTTCTGTCACAACAATACATTGTGAATTAGGTCCGCAGAAGCCATACGAGTCACACTTGtctctattttcagaaaaaGCCCAAATGCCCAAGTATTCAATACTTCCGCGAAGGTCCAGGACAATTGCTGGCATCATGGACTTATTTAGGAGGGTGTAAGTATAGTAAACTTCATCATCGTTGTACACAAATTCGTCAGAAAGAGAACTCTCGATGGAACTTGAAGTTAAGCCATCCAACAACCCTTGACGATACAATATTCGAGACCCATTACGGACAGCTAGTTGAGGATACGTATGGTGTTCTTCATCAACCTCAATCCCATAAGTGAAATCACCATAACATGGTCCAGATGATAGATGCCTATTGAGACCTGTCTTCAAGTCCCATCCCAATTTCATTCCTGGCAACAATGTATTAATAGGATAATCAAAGCTTTCCCATAAGTAATTTGTTGTAATCTCATCTTCCTCATCTCTCACAACCAGGTTACCATTATCCAACAGCTGAACCAATGGTGCCAGAGCTTGTTTGGATGAGTTTGTAGACCAAACATTATTATTCTCTCCAGAAAAAAGCACAATATTTCCTTTCTCGTTTATAGTCAACCATCCCGAAAAATCCTTGATTGGTTCACATACGTTTGCAGCCCAAACTGTTAGTGATAATACTTAGTTAGTTACTTAGTTTCATTTTCTGTTAGTTTGTTATTTGTACAGTTCTTGATTGTAACTAACTTATCCTTTCAGTTGTAACTAGCTAAGTCTATAAATACTTGTACATATTCAATTCAGAAGAGTAATGAGAATATAATTCATTCCTCAAATCTTTTgttcaacatggtatcagagcttttcttttctctctgattttttctctcaaattctTTGAAGCTTCTTTCTGCAACTTCAATGGCAACAACTACACAAACTGCTCCTGTGATCTTTTCTCACAAATTATCTGTCAAACTTGACAAACAAAACTTTCTTCTCTGGAGG from Cannabis sativa cultivar Pink pepper isolate KNU-18-1 chromosome 2, ASM2916894v1, whole genome shotgun sequence encodes:
- the LOC133034256 gene encoding S-locus-specific glycoprotein S13-like — its product is MKLGWDLKTGLNRHLSSGPCYGDFTYGIEVDEEHHTYPQLAVRNGSRILYRQGLLDGLTSSSIESSLSDEFVYNDDEVYYTYTLLNKSMMPAIVLDLRGSIEYLGIWAFSENRDKCDSYGFCGPNSQCIVVTEREEPICQCLKGFKPKNEDNWNSSLGEKGVRDTALQAAMMKRKKDLIIIYA